Proteins found in one Amycolatopsis umgeniensis genomic segment:
- a CDS encoding sugar ABC transporter ATP-binding protein, which produces MATSEPAAVLTAEGISKRFSGVTALDGVTLDFRPGEVLALMGENGAGKSTLLRVLSGDHGPDDGHLLVDGGPVAFDSPRAAMAAGIRVIYQEPEIIPHVSVAENVFVGELPARGRLVNRRTLHRMTQDALREYGFEGVLDPETLGSRLSPAQRQLVEILRVLTAATPPKVIAFDEPTSSLSEHEVDALFALIRRLRDSGVAVVYVSHRMKEIFQLADRVAVLRDGNLIGVEDAASTDESRLVRMMIGRDLSTLERRATQETGRVVLRLDRVTTDDVTDISLEVRAGEVVCLAGLVGAGRSELAHAIVGDLPVRSGTVELDGKALRARTPGDAVKAGIGFAPEERKTDALLMQRSVRDNVSIAVLDRLRRFRVVRRAKERELVDEYVRELRVRTPSIEQEVRKLSGGNQQKTVLARWLARRPKLLILDEPTRGVDVGAKAEIYRIIDGLAAEGIALLVISSDLPEVLSLADRIVVLRAGRVAGELGRDDASEEAVLTLAIPATEDTEEIAS; this is translated from the coding sequence ATGGCCACATCCGAACCCGCGGCGGTGCTGACCGCCGAAGGGATCAGCAAACGGTTCTCCGGGGTGACCGCGCTCGACGGCGTCACCCTGGACTTCCGGCCCGGCGAGGTCCTCGCGCTGATGGGCGAGAACGGGGCGGGCAAGTCCACCCTGCTGCGGGTGCTGTCGGGCGATCACGGTCCCGATGACGGGCATCTGCTGGTCGACGGCGGTCCCGTGGCGTTCGACAGTCCGCGGGCCGCGATGGCCGCCGGGATCCGGGTGATCTACCAGGAGCCGGAGATCATCCCGCACGTTTCGGTGGCGGAGAACGTCTTCGTCGGTGAACTGCCCGCGCGCGGACGGCTGGTCAACCGCCGGACCCTGCACCGGATGACCCAGGACGCGTTGCGGGAATACGGATTCGAGGGCGTGCTGGATCCGGAGACGCTCGGGAGCAGGCTGTCCCCCGCGCAACGGCAGCTGGTCGAGATCCTGCGGGTGCTCACCGCCGCGACGCCGCCGAAGGTGATCGCGTTCGACGAGCCGACGTCGTCGCTTTCCGAGCACGAGGTCGACGCGCTGTTCGCGCTCATCCGGCGGCTGCGCGACAGCGGGGTGGCGGTCGTCTACGTCTCGCACCGGATGAAGGAGATCTTCCAGCTCGCCGATCGCGTGGCGGTGTTGCGCGACGGAAACCTGATCGGGGTCGAGGACGCGGCGTCCACCGACGAGAGCAGGCTGGTGCGCATGATGATCGGCCGCGATCTGTCCACTTTGGAGCGACGGGCCACCCAGGAGACCGGCCGGGTCGTGCTGCGGCTCGACCGGGTCACCACCGACGACGTCACCGACATCTCCCTGGAGGTCCGCGCGGGCGAGGTCGTCTGCCTCGCCGGACTGGTCGGCGCCGGGCGCTCGGAACTCGCGCACGCGATCGTCGGCGATCTGCCGGTGCGCTCGGGAACCGTCGAACTGGACGGGAAAGCGTTGCGTGCCCGCACTCCCGGCGACGCGGTCAAGGCGGGGATCGGGTTCGCGCCGGAGGAACGCAAAACCGACGCGTTGCTGATGCAGCGGTCCGTGCGGGACAACGTCTCCATCGCGGTGCTAGACCGGCTGCGCCGGTTCCGGGTGGTGCGCCGCGCCAAGGAACGCGAACTCGTCGACGAATACGTCCGTGAACTGCGCGTGCGGACGCCGTCGATCGAGCAGGAGGTGCGCAAGCTCTCCGGCGGCAACCAGCAGAAGACCGTCCTCGCGCGCTGGCTCGCGCGGCGCCCGAAACTGCTGATCCTCGACGAGCCGACGCGCGGGGTCGACGTCGGCGCGAAGGCCGAGATCTACCGGATCATCGACGGTCTCGCCGCCGAAGGCATCGCCCTCCTGGTGATCTCCTCCGACCTTCCCGAGGTGCTGAGCCTCGCCGACCGGATCGTCGTCCTGCGCGCGGGCCGGGTCGCCGGCGAGCTCGGACGCGACGACGCGAGTGAAGAAGCCGTGCTGACTTTGGCCATCCCGGCCACCGAAGACACTGAGGAGATCGCCTCGTGA
- a CDS encoding substrate-binding domain-containing protein, giving the protein MIAGVVLTGCSSGKDAAAPPQQAPASGKVTLFYLQKQGDQQYFVEQAQGAQEKAKELGVELKVVNLGQDANKAITELDAAVAQGANGIAIVVPDQAIGPQVLDKAKSSGIPIIASDDVIKDGGGTKSPFVGFNGSQMGDSVGKEAAKLFKAAGWTAADTKIISAYKQDLTVCSDRVSAAKAAFDKDAGAQVPVIEVGTDNTPVDAQNRTGAVIGSNPGVKHWVVWGCNDENETGAVTALANSGVASGDIIGVGLGAYLTCKDWAAGKETGNKSALFISGAEVGRTAIQLLVDKVKNSKDLPPETIAKTQIVTKDNYKQAGVNCI; this is encoded by the coding sequence TTGATCGCCGGTGTCGTGTTGACCGGTTGCTCGTCCGGGAAGGACGCCGCCGCGCCACCGCAGCAGGCACCCGCGAGCGGCAAGGTCACCCTGTTCTATCTGCAGAAACAGGGCGACCAGCAGTACTTCGTCGAGCAGGCGCAGGGCGCGCAGGAGAAGGCGAAGGAACTGGGCGTCGAACTCAAGGTCGTCAACCTCGGGCAGGACGCCAACAAGGCGATCACCGAACTCGACGCCGCGGTCGCCCAGGGCGCCAACGGCATCGCGATCGTCGTCCCGGACCAGGCCATCGGCCCGCAGGTGCTCGACAAGGCGAAGAGCTCGGGCATCCCGATCATCGCTTCCGACGACGTGATCAAGGACGGCGGCGGGACGAAGTCGCCGTTCGTGGGCTTCAACGGCTCCCAGATGGGCGATTCGGTCGGCAAGGAGGCCGCGAAGCTGTTCAAGGCGGCGGGCTGGACCGCGGCCGACACCAAGATCATCAGCGCCTACAAGCAGGACCTGACCGTGTGCTCGGACCGCGTCTCCGCGGCGAAGGCCGCTTTCGACAAAGACGCTGGTGCGCAGGTCCCGGTGATCGAGGTCGGCACCGACAACACCCCGGTGGACGCGCAGAACCGCACCGGCGCGGTGATCGGCTCGAACCCGGGCGTCAAGCACTGGGTGGTGTGGGGCTGCAACGACGAGAACGAGACCGGCGCCGTGACCGCGCTGGCGAACTCGGGCGTCGCCTCGGGCGACATCATCGGCGTCGGCCTCGGGGCCTACCTGACCTGCAAAGACTGGGCCGCGGGCAAGGAGACCGGCAACAAGTCGGCGCTGTTCATCTCCGGCGCCGAGGTCGGCCGCACCGCGATCCAGCTGCTGGTGGACAAGGTGAAGAACTCGAAGGATCTGCCGCCGGAGACGATCGCGAAGACCCAGATCGTCACCAAGGACAACTACAAGCAGGCCGGCGTCAACTGCATCTGA
- a CDS encoding family 2B encapsulin nanocompartment shell protein yields MTITDNPQLSLGKAAARTLATTTKSVPQMQGISSRWLLRVLPWVQVSGGAYRVNRRLSYSVGDGRVTFTTAGTEVRVIPPELGELPPLRGFDDEEVLAELAGRFVQRELSPGDTLTEFGHRADQVFLIAHGKIDKIGVGAYGDETVLGVLADGGHFGSQVLVDDGAIWEFTAKAVTSCTVLSLSRSAFADIVERSDALRDHLGGFSSGGSRASNDHGEALIDVASGHDGEPLLPGTFVDYETKPREYELSVAQTVLRVHTRVADLYNQPMDQVEQQLRLTIEALRERQEHELINNTGFGLLHNADFSQRIHTRTGPPTPDDLDELLALVWKDPGFFLAHPRTIAAFSRECSKRGLYPDPVDLDGHQVPSWRGIPILPCDKIPVTETSTSSILLMRTGEDTQGVVGLHQLGLPDEYQPGLNVRFMGISEQAILSYLVSAYYSAAVLVPDALGILENAELGREG; encoded by the coding sequence GTGACGATCACGGACAACCCGCAACTGAGCCTCGGCAAAGCCGCCGCTCGCACGCTGGCCACGACCACGAAGTCCGTCCCGCAGATGCAGGGCATCTCGTCGCGATGGCTGCTGAGAGTGCTGCCGTGGGTCCAGGTGTCGGGCGGTGCGTACCGGGTCAACCGCCGGTTGAGCTACTCCGTCGGCGACGGACGGGTCACCTTCACCACCGCCGGCACCGAGGTCCGGGTGATCCCGCCGGAACTGGGCGAACTCCCGCCACTGAGGGGTTTCGACGACGAAGAGGTGCTGGCCGAACTCGCCGGCCGGTTCGTCCAACGGGAACTGTCCCCCGGCGACACTCTGACGGAATTCGGCCACCGGGCCGACCAGGTGTTCCTGATCGCGCACGGGAAGATCGACAAGATCGGTGTCGGCGCGTACGGCGACGAGACCGTCTTAGGCGTCCTCGCCGACGGCGGCCATTTCGGATCGCAAGTCCTGGTCGACGACGGCGCGATCTGGGAGTTCACCGCGAAGGCGGTGACGTCCTGCACCGTGCTTTCCCTGTCGCGCAGTGCTTTCGCCGACATCGTGGAGCGCTCGGACGCGTTGCGCGACCATCTCGGCGGGTTCTCGTCCGGCGGGTCGCGAGCGAGCAACGACCACGGTGAAGCGTTGATCGACGTCGCGTCGGGTCACGACGGCGAACCGCTCCTTCCCGGCACCTTCGTCGACTACGAGACCAAACCGCGCGAGTACGAACTCAGCGTCGCCCAAACCGTCCTGCGGGTGCACACCCGGGTCGCCGACCTCTACAACCAGCCGATGGACCAGGTCGAGCAGCAGCTGCGGCTGACCATCGAGGCGCTGCGCGAGCGGCAGGAACACGAGCTGATCAACAACACCGGCTTCGGTCTCCTGCACAACGCGGACTTCTCCCAGCGCATCCACACCCGCACCGGCCCGCCGACACCGGACGACCTCGACGAGCTGCTCGCCTTGGTGTGGAAGGACCCCGGTTTCTTCCTCGCGCATCCGCGGACGATCGCCGCGTTCAGCCGGGAATGCAGCAAACGGGGTCTCTATCCGGACCCCGTCGACCTGGACGGCCACCAGGTCCCGTCCTGGCGCGGGATCCCGATCCTGCCGTGCGACAAGATCCCCGTCACCGAGACCAGCACCAGTTCGATCCTCCTGATGCGGACCGGCGAGGACACGCAAGGTGTCGTCGGCCTGCACCAGCTCGGGCTGCCCGACGAGTACCAGCCCGGGCTGAACGTCCGCTTCATGGGGATCAGCGAACAGGCGATCCTCTCGTACCTGGTGAGCGCGTATTACTCGGCGGCTGTCCTGGTCCCCGACGCCCTGGGGATCTTGGAGAACGCCGAACTCGGACGCGAAGGCTGA
- a CDS encoding ABC transporter permease subunit has protein sequence MTTLAQPVSPFRRTVTAIGVQNSSLLLTLIALVILMSSLNENFLRTNNLLLIGSAITIMGLLSLVQTLVIILGALDISVGSMAGLASVVSAMVFTSTGSSAVGTLAAVGVGVVCGLMNGMIIIFGRVNPVVATLAMLATYKGIAQVISDGKAQGYTGADDLFIFLAKGSIAGLPTLVWVFLIVAAVLHFLLRYTDIGRNIYAIGGNDTAARLAGININRYIIGVYALVGVVAAIAGLLITARTGSGQPTSGSEGLELLAVTGAALGGTMLKGGKGSIISTVLAVIILGVLNNGMSGLGVNPFWQNMATGTLLVVAVVLQQVRGGERRVGLPV, from the coding sequence GTGACCACCCTCGCCCAACCGGTGTCACCGTTCCGCCGGACGGTGACCGCGATCGGCGTGCAGAACTCGAGCCTGCTGCTCACCCTGATCGCGCTGGTGATCCTGATGAGCTCGCTCAACGAAAACTTCCTCCGCACCAACAACCTGCTGCTGATCGGCAGCGCGATCACCATCATGGGCCTGCTCTCACTCGTGCAGACCCTGGTGATCATCCTCGGCGCGCTGGACATCTCGGTCGGCTCGATGGCCGGGCTGGCTTCGGTGGTGTCGGCGATGGTGTTCACCTCGACCGGGAGTTCCGCTGTCGGCACCCTCGCCGCGGTCGGCGTCGGCGTGGTGTGCGGGCTGATGAACGGCATGATCATCATCTTCGGCCGGGTCAACCCCGTGGTCGCGACGCTGGCGATGCTGGCGACGTACAAGGGCATCGCGCAGGTGATCTCGGACGGCAAGGCACAGGGTTACACCGGCGCCGACGACCTGTTCATCTTCCTGGCCAAGGGTTCCATCGCCGGGCTGCCGACGCTGGTGTGGGTGTTCCTGATCGTCGCGGCCGTGCTGCACTTCCTGTTGCGCTACACCGACATCGGCCGCAACATCTACGCCATCGGCGGCAACGACACCGCCGCACGGCTGGCCGGGATCAACATCAACCGCTACATCATCGGCGTCTACGCGCTCGTCGGCGTGGTCGCGGCGATCGCGGGCCTGCTGATCACCGCGCGCACCGGATCCGGGCAGCCGACGTCGGGTTCGGAGGGGCTCGAACTGCTCGCCGTCACCGGCGCCGCACTCGGCGGCACGATGCTCAAGGGCGGCAAGGGATCCATCATCAGCACCGTACTGGCGGTAATCATCCTCGGCGTGCTCAACAACGGGATGTCCGGGCTCGGCGTCAACCCGTTCTGGCAGAACATGGCCACCGGGACGCTGCTCGTCGTGGCCGTCGTGCTCCAGCAGGTCCGGGGCGGGGAACGCCGGGTCGGTCTGCCCGTATGA
- a CDS encoding DUF6923 family protein: MDGVTRAAATAAVAGLVGASALLAPMAARAAESCLVVQAETGSHGKSKLRWLDVGSGTTSRVTDAGYRLNALGYSATRDLVFGVAEGLSRGAHAVTIDRDGETRDLGPITRAGNRLPVWSPVAGVTAGAIGGNSWYLLRNGTLYTVDLTPGERYLRVIRTVFLRPITLAHDVNDFAYHNGLLYGVSTTWRGKGAVITIDPASGKVREADDARFPPADVYGSVVLARDGALYATANRIGGRSVLYRLDRGGQVTKVLSGAPLAGSDAAGCLTVPEAPEPPKPEPPKPTPTPTPTPTPTPTPTPSPTPTPVPAPTPSPAPTSSSSPVPTPSPTPTPSPSPTTAPKVVPPPPAPVPVPKPSRAAPPRERETAADTDPHARTKEKRRWGLTALVLILGGGAAAGAVRRAR, encoded by the coding sequence GTGGACGGAGTGACACGGGCGGCGGCGACGGCCGCCGTCGCCGGGCTGGTCGGGGCGTCGGCGCTGCTGGCCCCGATGGCCGCGCGCGCCGCCGAATCCTGCCTGGTGGTGCAGGCGGAGACCGGGTCGCACGGGAAGTCGAAGCTGCGCTGGCTCGATGTCGGTTCGGGGACCACCTCGCGGGTGACCGACGCGGGGTACCGGCTCAACGCGCTCGGTTACTCGGCGACACGCGATCTGGTCTTCGGTGTCGCCGAAGGACTCAGCCGGGGTGCGCACGCGGTGACGATCGATCGCGACGGCGAAACCCGGGACCTCGGCCCGATCACCCGCGCCGGGAACCGGCTGCCGGTGTGGAGCCCCGTCGCGGGGGTGACCGCCGGCGCGATCGGCGGCAACTCCTGGTACCTGCTCAGGAACGGCACGCTGTACACAGTGGATCTGACGCCGGGGGAGCGGTACCTGCGGGTGATCCGGACGGTGTTCCTGCGGCCGATCACCCTCGCCCACGACGTCAACGATTTCGCCTACCACAACGGACTGCTCTACGGCGTTTCCACCACCTGGCGCGGAAAAGGCGCGGTGATCACCATCGATCCGGCGTCGGGAAAGGTCCGGGAAGCCGACGACGCCCGGTTCCCGCCCGCCGACGTCTACGGTTCCGTCGTGCTCGCCCGCGACGGTGCCCTGTACGCCACGGCGAACCGGATCGGCGGGCGCAGTGTGCTCTACCGCCTGGATCGCGGCGGGCAGGTGACCAAGGTGCTTTCCGGTGCGCCGCTGGCGGGTTCGGACGCGGCGGGCTGCCTCACCGTGCCCGAAGCTCCCGAGCCGCCGAAACCGGAACCGCCCAAGCCGACGCCGACCCCGACACCCACTCCGACACCCACTCCGACACCCACGCCGTCCCCGACTCCCACGCCCGTCCCCGCGCCGACACCGAGCCCCGCGCCGACGTCGTCATCCAGTCCTGTCCCGACACCGAGCCCCACGCCCACGCCTTCGCCGAGTCCGACGACCGCGCCCAAGGTGGTCCCACCGCCGCCGGCACCCGTTCCGGTGCCGAAGCCGAGCCGTGCGGCTCCTCCCCGGGAACGGGAGACCGCGGCGGACACCGACCCGCACGCCCGGACGAAGGAGAAGCGCCGATGGGGTTTGACCGCGCTGGTCCTGATCCTCGGCGGCGGAGCGGCGGCGGGTGCCGTGCGGCGGGCCCGGTGA
- a CDS encoding family 2 encapsulin nanocompartment cargo protein polyprenyl transferase: MTTIDTSTGARTGAEVLTWSRNLLDPALREAVGGLPESMRLIAGYHFGWWDEHGRPSTSDGGKALRPALALLSARAVGGDAEVAVPVGVAVELVHNFSLLHDDVMDRDTTRRHRPTAWTVFGTGAAILAGDALLCRAFELLAPFGQTALRVLSTAVIDLLEGQSADLKFEERGDVDTAECVRMAEGKTGALLGASCTLGALAGEGRQDQVDRLTEYGRALGLAFQHIDDLLGIWGDPEVTGKPVHSDLSNRKKSLPVVAALHSGTDAGRELDALYRKENLDVAELPHAAELVERAGGRAWSQEQADALLTGALHHLAVSDPVPRPGTELAALAKLVVRRRY, encoded by the coding sequence TTGACGACCATCGACACCAGCACCGGCGCCAGGACGGGCGCCGAAGTCCTGACGTGGAGCCGGAATCTGCTCGACCCGGCGCTGCGCGAGGCCGTCGGCGGGCTTCCCGAGTCGATGCGGCTCATCGCCGGTTACCACTTCGGCTGGTGGGACGAGCACGGCCGTCCGTCCACTTCGGACGGCGGGAAGGCGTTGCGGCCCGCGCTCGCGCTGCTGTCGGCGCGGGCGGTCGGCGGTGACGCCGAAGTCGCCGTCCCGGTGGGAGTCGCGGTGGAGCTGGTGCACAACTTCTCGTTGCTGCACGACGACGTGATGGACCGCGACACCACCCGGCGGCACCGGCCGACGGCCTGGACCGTCTTCGGCACCGGCGCCGCGATCCTCGCCGGGGACGCCCTGCTGTGCCGGGCCTTCGAGTTGCTGGCGCCGTTCGGGCAGACCGCGCTGCGGGTGCTGAGCACGGCCGTGATCGACCTGCTGGAAGGACAGAGCGCGGATCTGAAGTTCGAAGAACGCGGTGACGTCGACACCGCCGAATGCGTACGCATGGCCGAGGGGAAGACCGGCGCGTTGCTCGGGGCGTCGTGCACGCTCGGCGCGCTCGCCGGGGAAGGGAGGCAGGATCAGGTGGACCGGCTGACCGAGTACGGGAGGGCACTCGGGCTGGCGTTCCAGCACATCGACGATCTCCTCGGGATCTGGGGCGATCCGGAAGTGACCGGGAAACCGGTCCACTCGGATCTCTCCAACCGGAAGAAGTCCCTGCCGGTGGTGGCCGCGCTCCACTCCGGCACGGATGCCGGTCGAGAACTGGATGCCTTGTACCGCAAGGAAAACCTCGACGTCGCGGAATTGCCCCACGCGGCGGAGCTGGTGGAACGGGCGGGTGGCCGGGCCTGGAGCCAGGAGCAGGCCGACGCGCTCCTGACCGGCGCGCTGCACCATCTCGCCGTCTCGGACCCGGTGCCCCGCCCAGGCACCGAGCTCGCGGCCCTCGCGAAACTGGTGGTACGGCGACGATATTGA
- a CDS encoding FadR/GntR family transcriptional regulator, protein MTRHARIVDELGRLIVSGAFGAEQPIVPEDIGRRFSASRTVVREALRVLETKGMVAARPRVGTWTRPPEHWDAIDPDVIAWRVAGPERSRQLAELFELRLAIEPQAARMAAWHRRPDELAVLVATYGLMADAADLRAFQEADRAFHAALLRASGNALIAQLRVPVVAALEEIPGDDVLAAHSRVVAMVLGKNADGAESATRRLLETFAPAAPDRV, encoded by the coding sequence ATGACACGACATGCCCGGATCGTCGACGAACTGGGCAGGCTGATCGTCTCCGGTGCCTTCGGGGCGGAGCAGCCGATCGTGCCGGAGGACATCGGGCGCCGGTTCTCCGCGTCACGCACCGTGGTGCGGGAAGCGTTGCGAGTACTGGAAACCAAGGGCATGGTCGCGGCGCGGCCGCGAGTCGGTACCTGGACGCGGCCGCCGGAACACTGGGACGCGATCGATCCGGACGTCATCGCCTGGCGGGTCGCCGGGCCCGAACGCTCCCGTCAGCTGGCGGAACTGTTCGAACTCCGGCTGGCGATCGAACCGCAAGCGGCGAGAATGGCCGCGTGGCACCGTCGACCGGACGAACTCGCGGTCCTCGTCGCGACGTACGGCCTGATGGCCGACGCCGCCGACCTCCGGGCTTTCCAGGAGGCGGACAGGGCCTTCCACGCGGCCCTGCTCCGCGCTTCCGGCAACGCCTTGATCGCGCAATTGCGCGTTCCGGTCGTGGCGGCGCTCGAAGAGATCCCCGGCGACGACGTGCTGGCCGCCCATTCGCGGGTGGTGGCGATGGTGCTCGGGAAGAACGCCGACGGCGCGGAGTCCGCGACGCGGCGTTTGCTGGAAACCTTCGCCCCGGCTGCCCCTGACCGCGTTTAG
- a CDS encoding CapA family protein translates to MFSSRARQSAALLSTALLLAACGSTPEQQQPPATSEAPAQASQAPDGAFTVVATGDVLIHPALTEQAKEDGGGKIDYRPLLAGIKPLISGADLGICHLETPLAPKGGPYSGYPSFSAPPEIVDALKDTGYDNCSTASNHTIDQGVDGATRTLDKLDEAGIKHTGSARSAEEAKKPLIVDVKGVKVAQISFSYGFNGIKVPSGKPWLVNQIDAEDVIAQAKAARKAGAQVVLASLHWGTEYQHDPTAEQRSLAKKLLGDDSIDLIIGHHAHVVQPFEQINGKWVAYGLGNSVARHSEPKGSTEQGAAARFRFVRDGERWKVDKAEYVPTLVQLGPPIRLLDLTAGQTGDAGADALKATDEVVLSRGAGDQGLTRPGR, encoded by the coding sequence ATGTTCAGCTCCCGCGCCCGTCAAAGCGCCGCACTCCTCAGCACGGCCCTGCTGCTCGCCGCGTGCGGTTCCACTCCCGAACAGCAGCAGCCGCCTGCCACCTCCGAAGCGCCGGCGCAGGCGAGCCAGGCGCCCGACGGCGCGTTCACCGTGGTCGCGACCGGCGACGTGCTGATCCATCCGGCGCTGACCGAGCAGGCCAAGGAGGACGGTGGCGGGAAGATCGACTACCGGCCGCTCCTCGCCGGGATCAAACCGCTGATCTCCGGCGCCGACCTCGGCATCTGTCATCTCGAGACGCCGCTCGCGCCGAAGGGTGGGCCGTATAGCGGCTACCCGTCGTTCAGTGCGCCGCCCGAGATCGTCGACGCGCTCAAGGACACCGGGTACGACAACTGCTCGACGGCGTCCAACCACACGATCGACCAGGGCGTGGACGGCGCGACGCGGACGCTCGACAAACTCGACGAGGCGGGGATCAAGCACACCGGTTCGGCGCGCTCGGCCGAAGAAGCGAAGAAGCCGCTGATCGTCGACGTCAAGGGCGTCAAGGTCGCCCAGATCTCCTTCTCCTACGGGTTCAACGGGATCAAGGTGCCCTCGGGGAAGCCCTGGCTGGTCAACCAGATCGACGCCGAAGACGTGATCGCCCAGGCCAAGGCCGCGCGGAAGGCGGGCGCCCAGGTCGTCCTCGCGAGCCTGCACTGGGGCACCGAGTACCAGCACGACCCGACCGCCGAACAGCGCTCACTGGCGAAGAAACTCCTCGGCGACGACTCGATCGACCTGATCATCGGTCACCACGCGCACGTCGTGCAGCCCTTCGAGCAGATCAACGGCAAATGGGTCGCCTACGGCCTCGGCAACAGCGTCGCCCGGCATTCGGAGCCGAAGGGCTCGACCGAACAGGGCGCCGCGGCGCGGTTCCGGTTCGTGCGGGACGGCGAGCGCTGGAAGGTCGACAAGGCCGAGTACGTCCCGACGCTGGTCCAGCTCGGTCCGCCGATCCGGCTGCTCGATCTGACCGCGGGACAGACCGGGGACGCCGGGGCGGACGCGCTCAAGGCCACCGACGAGGTCGTCCTCAGCCGTGGCGCCGGAGACCAGGGCCTGACCCGTCCCGGTCGCTGA
- a CDS encoding autoinducer 2 ABC transporter substrate-binding protein: MRGPTKTLVVATVLALGMVFGLTGCASEDPEGMAARPIRIAFVPKVAGIPYFEAMNTGGIAAAKQLGVEWTSTGPATVDPAAQVSIVRGLVDQRVDVIAIAPNDPKAMAPAITDARAKGVHVITSDTDAPGTDRELFVNQATPDGIGKALTDALMKKMGGAGKYAIVSCGETAENLNAWIAVQRAYTTTEYPHAQLVETVYAGEDKDNATALAKDLMVKYPDLTGLVGECTTSAPGVAEAVRSQQKIGRVFTVGVGTPQAIKPYLLDGSSSLSVLWNVESLGYLTAWAGKQIAEGKPLGASNKVNLELPAIKYEEATKTVLLGDPLLITRENVDQFKY, encoded by the coding sequence ATGCGAGGGCCGACCAAGACGCTCGTCGTGGCCACTGTGCTCGCTTTGGGCATGGTGTTCGGGCTGACCGGCTGTGCGAGTGAAGACCCGGAGGGGATGGCCGCCAGGCCGATCCGGATCGCGTTCGTGCCGAAGGTCGCGGGCATCCCGTACTTCGAGGCGATGAACACCGGCGGGATCGCCGCGGCCAAGCAACTCGGTGTCGAATGGACCTCGACGGGACCGGCCACGGTGGACCCCGCCGCGCAGGTCTCGATCGTGCGCGGCCTCGTCGACCAGCGGGTGGACGTCATCGCGATCGCCCCGAACGATCCCAAGGCGATGGCGCCGGCGATCACCGACGCGCGCGCCAAGGGTGTCCATGTGATCACTTCGGACACCGACGCGCCCGGCACCGATCGCGAGCTCTTCGTCAACCAGGCGACCCCCGACGGCATCGGCAAGGCGCTCACCGACGCCTTGATGAAGAAGATGGGCGGCGCGGGCAAGTACGCGATCGTCTCCTGCGGCGAGACCGCCGAGAACCTCAACGCGTGGATCGCCGTTCAGCGTGCGTATACCACTACGGAGTATCCCCATGCGCAACTCGTCGAGACGGTCTACGCCGGCGAGGACAAGGACAACGCCACCGCGCTGGCCAAGGACCTGATGGTCAAGTACCCGGACCTCACCGGCCTGGTCGGCGAGTGCACGACGTCCGCGCCCGGGGTCGCCGAGGCGGTCCGTTCGCAACAGAAGATCGGCCGCGTCTTCACCGTCGGCGTCGGCACGCCGCAGGCGATCAAGCCGTACCTGTTGGACGGTTCCTCGTCGCTTTCGGTGCTGTGGAACGTCGAATCACTCGGCTACCTCACCGCTTGGGCCGGCAAGCAGATCGCCGAAGGCAAGCCGCTCGGCGCGTCGAACAAGGTCAACCTCGAGCTCCCGGCGATCAAGTACGAGGAAGCCACGAAGACAGTGCTGCTCGGCGACCCGCTGCTGATCACGCGCGAGAACGTGGACCAGTTCAAGTACTGA